One part of the Arabidopsis thaliana chromosome 1 sequence genome encodes these proteins:
- a CDS encoding NAD(P)-linked oxidoreductase superfamily protein — translation MFVHTLLSCLGFEIAWLCECNQALKDGMREKVELATKFGLLLKDQKLGYRGDPAYVRAACEASLRRLGVSCIDLYYQHRIDTTVPIEVTIGELKKLVEEGKIKYIGLSEACASTIRRAHAVHPLTAVQLEWSLWSRDVEEDIIPTCRELGIGIVAYSPLGLGFFAAGPKFIESMDNGDYRKGLPRFQQENLDHNKILYEKVNAMAEKKSCTPAQLALAWVHHQGNDVCPIPGTSKIKNLNQNIGALSVKLSIEEMAELDAMGHPDSVKGERSATYIVTYKNSETPPLSSWTS, via the exons ATGTTTGTTCATACACTATTGAGTTGCCTAGGATTTGAAATTGCTTGGCTATGTGAATGTAATCAGGCTTTGAAAGATGGGATGAGGGAGAAGGTGGAATTGGCAACCAAATTTGGGCTTCTCTTGAAAGATCAGAAATTGGGTTACAGGGGAGATCCAGCCTATGTGAGAGCTGCCTGTGAAGCAAGCTTAAGGCGTTTAGGAGTTAGCTGCATAGATCTTTATTACCAGCATAGGATCGATACCACTGTCCCCATTGAAGTCACT ATTGGAGAACTGAAGAAGCTAGTTGAAGAGGGTAAGATAAAGTACATTGGTTTGTCTGAAGCCTGTGCCTCGACTATAAGAAGAGCCCATGCTGTTCACCCGCTAACCGCTGTGCAGTTGGAATGGTCTTTATGGTCGAGAGACGTTGAAGAAGACATCATTCCTACTTGCAG GGAGCTCGGGATTGGAATTGTAGCTTACAGTCCTCTGGGACTGGGGTTCTTTGCTGCAGGACCAAAATTCATTGAGAGTATGGACAATGGTGACTACAGAAAG GGTTTACCGAGATTCCAGCAAGAGAACTTAGACCACAACAAGATTCTCTATGAGAAGGTCAATGCAATGGCAGAGAAGAAAAGCTGTACTCCTGCACAATTAGCTTTGGCATGGGTTCATCACCAAGGAAATGATGTCTGCCCAATCCCAGGAACCTCTAAGATCAAAAACCTTAATCAGAACATAGGAGCTTTATCTGTGAAACTCAGTATCGAAGAGATGGCCGAGCTTGACGCCATGGGACATCCCGATTCTGTGAAAGGGGAAAGGTCAGCCACCTATATAGTTACTTACAAGAATTCTGAAACTCCACCACTGTCTTCTTGGACTTCATAA
- a CDS encoding voltage-gated hydrogen channel-like protein: MNIINTGTVDNVEFSIQNLIKSWCRRRKWRQLCNFSPKQQQEELISINQQWRITLSNFLESYQVHLFTIFLLSLDIILTSLELSSSLLSCTSVKKTETENEWFRWGGTVILSILAVKSMALVVAMGKSFFKQPGCVMDGTLAIVALILQVLLEKKGTGFIVVVSLWRVLRVVETAFELSDEAIEVQIDGIISQFQALSKENRTLLETLAEKDEVIKMLEEELNRFKENGDIPFVKP; this comes from the coding sequence atgAACATCATCAACACCGGAACAGTTGATAATGTCGAATTCTCGATCCAAAACCTAATCAAGAGTTGGTGCAGACGACGGAAATGGAGGCAACTCTGCAACTTCTCcccaaaacaacaacaagaagaactCATCTCTATCAACCAACAATGGAGAATCACTTTATCAAACTTCCTAGAGTCATACCAAGTTCACCTTTTCACCATCTTCTTGCTCTCTCTTGACATCATCTTAACGTCCCTCgaattatcttcttctctgctaTCCTGCACATCAGTCAAGAAAACCGAAACCGAAAATGAATGGTTTCGTTGGGGAGGAACCGTGATTCTGAGCATTCTCGCCGTTAAATCCATGGCTCTGGTTGTTGCTATGGGGAAGTCATTCTTCAAACAACCTGGATGTGTAATGGATGGTACTCTTGCGATTGTAGCTCTGATTCTCCAGGTTCTTCTTGAGAAGAAAGGAACCGGGTTCATCGTGGTGGTGAGCTTGTGGCGGGTTCTGCGGGTTGTGGAGACTGCATTTGAACTTAGTGATGAAGCCATTGAAGTGCAGATAGATGGAATCATCAGCCAGTTTCAAGCTCTTAGTAAAGAGAATAGAACATTGCTGGAGACTCTTGCAGAGAAAGATGAAGTAATTAAGATGCTAGAGGAAGAGCTTAATCGATTCAAAGAAAACGGTGATATTCCATTTGTGAAACCATAG
- a CDS encoding NAD(P)-linked oxidoreductase superfamily protein (NAD(P)-linked oxidoreductase superfamily protein; FUNCTIONS IN: oxidoreductase activity, aldo-keto reductase activity; INVOLVED IN: oxidation reduction; LOCATED IN: cellular_component unknown; EXPRESSED IN: root; CONTAINS InterPro DOMAIN/s: Aldo/keto reductase (InterPro:IPR001395); BEST Arabidopsis thaliana protein match is: NAD(P)-linked oxidoreductase superfamily protein (TAIR:AT1G60730.1); Has 29108 Blast hits to 29087 proteins in 2572 species: Archae - 640; Bacteria - 19713; Metazoa - 1440; Fungi - 2153; Plants - 1216; Viruses - 0; Other Eukaryotes - 3946 (source: NCBI BLink).): MAAASGVRRIKLGSQGLEVSAQGLGCMGLSIFDGTTKVETDLIALIHHAINSGITLLDTSDIYGPETNELLLGQALKDGMREKVELATKFGLLLKDQKLGYRGDPAYVRAACEASLRRLGVSCIDLYYQHRIDTTVPIEVTIGELKKLVEEGKIKYIGLSEACASTIRRAHAVHPLTAVQLEWSLWSRDVEEDIIPTCRELGIGIVAYSPLGLGFFAAGPKFIESMDNGDYRKGLPRFQQENLDHNKILYEKVNAMAEKKSCTPAQLALAWVHHQGNDVCPIPGTSKIKNLNQNIGALSVKLSIEEMAELDAMGHPDSVKGERSATYIVTYKNSETPPLSSWTS; the protein is encoded by the exons ATGGCAGCTGCAAGTGGAGTGCGTAGGATCAAGCTAGGAAGCCAAGGTCTTGAAGTGTCAGCGCAAGGTCTTGGTTGTATGGGACTTTCCATCTTCGATGGAACTACCAAGGTTGAGACAGATCTCATTGCTCTCATTCACCATGCCATTAACTCCGGCATCACACTCCTCGACACCTCCGACATTTACGGTCCTGAGACCAACGAGTTGCTCCTTGGTCAG GCTTTGAAAGATGGGATGAGGGAGAAGGTGGAATTGGCAACCAAATTTGGGCTTCTCTTGAAAGATCAGAAATTGGGTTACAGGGGAGATCCAGCCTATGTGAGAGCTGCCTGTGAAGCAAGCTTAAGGCGTTTAGGAGTTAGCTGCATAGATCTTTATTACCAGCATAGGATCGATACCACTGTCCCCATTGAAGTCACT ATTGGAGAACTGAAGAAGCTAGTTGAAGAGGGTAAGATAAAGTACATTGGTTTGTCTGAAGCCTGTGCCTCGACTATAAGAAGAGCCCATGCTGTTCACCCGCTAACCGCTGTGCAGTTGGAATGGTCTTTATGGTCGAGAGACGTTGAAGAAGACATCATTCCTACTTGCAG GGAGCTCGGGATTGGAATTGTAGCTTACAGTCCTCTGGGACTGGGGTTCTTTGCTGCAGGACCAAAATTCATTGAGAGTATGGACAATGGTGACTACAGAAAG GGTTTACCGAGATTCCAGCAAGAGAACTTAGACCACAACAAGATTCTCTATGAGAAGGTCAATGCAATGGCAGAGAAGAAAAGCTGTACTCCTGCACAATTAGCTTTGGCATGGGTTCATCACCAAGGAAATGATGTCTGCCCAATCCCAGGAACCTCTAAGATCAAAAACCTTAATCAGAACATAGGAGCTTTATCTGTGAAACTCAGTATCGAAGAGATGGCCGAGCTTGACGCCATGGGACATCCCGATTCTGTGAAAGGGGAAAGGTCAGCCACCTATATAGTTACTTACAAGAATTCTGAAACTCCACCACTGTCTTCTTGGACTTCATAA
- a CDS encoding hydroxyproline-rich glycoprotein family protein (BEST Arabidopsis thaliana protein match is: hydroxyproline-rich glycoprotein family protein (TAIR:AT3G56590.2); Has 78 Blast hits to 78 proteins in 11 species: Archae - 0; Bacteria - 0; Metazoa - 0; Fungi - 0; Plants - 78; Viruses - 0; Other Eukaryotes - 0 (source: NCBI BLink).), whose protein sequence is MKKHSKENALALQQETLDLENPESSPRSSGRSCSSAFSRLVGLRCLIVLVLSCAILLSAIFWLFPRRSVSEFKADGTVKLNASVQASFRLQKPVSEVVRHKGKIEHDILRSIGLSNNSKVTVLSLNQSGASNYTDVEFAVLPVPPDHEISKHSLSLLRSSFVKLFAKRSKLKLTTSGFGKPTSFQVLKFPGGITVDPLEPAPVSGVALVLFSVTIKTSISTVQDRLDLLNGLFEHMLSLEPYESVHFQLTNKQGSTISPPLTFQVYVAFTMRKYLHQRLNHFTQIIQTSRAKNLGLDEAVFGEVKDITFSTYLDGKVPDSDLELAPAPTPCLSSLC, encoded by the exons ATGAAAAAGCACTCAAAGGAGAACGCTCTCGCTCTTCAGCAGGAGACTCTCGACCTTGAGAACCCTGAATCCTCTCCTCGTTCCTCCGGCCGGAGCTGTTCCTCTGCTTTCTCGCGTCTGGTTGGTCTCCGATGTCTCATCGTTTTGGTCCTAAGCTGTGCGATTCTTCTCTCTGCGATCTTCTGGCTATTCCCTCGTCGATCGGTGTCTGAATTCAAAGCTGATGGGACAGTTAAACTCAATG CTTCAGTACAAGCATCCTTTAGACTTCAAAAACCAGTTTCTGAAGTTGTTCGCCATAAAGGAAAGATAGAGCATGATATCCTTCGGAGCATAGGTCTTTCGAACAACAGCAAG GTGACTGTTCTGTCTCTGAATCAATCAGGTGCATCTAACTACACAGACGTGGAGTTTGCAGTTCTTCCTGTCCCTCCTGACCATGAAATAAGCAAACACTCGTTAAGCTTACTGCGATCGTCTTTTGTTAAGCTGTTTGCTAAAAGATCGAAGCTGAAACTCACCACATCAGGTTTCGGGAAGCCAACTTCTTTTCAGGTTTTGAAATTTCCTGGAGGAATAACTGTAGATCCACTGGAACCTGCACCTGTCTCTGGAGTAGCACTGGTTCTGTTTAGTGTTACTATCAAAACTTCGATATCAACAGTACAAGATAGGCTGGATCTGCTAAATGGTCTATTTGAGCATATGTTGTCTTTGGAGCCATATGAGAGTGTTCATTTCCAACTCACAAATAAACAAGGATCTACCATATCACCACCGCTAACTTTTCAGGTTTATGTTGCTTTCACCATGAGAAAATATCTTCATCAGAGATTGAACCATTTTACTCAGATCATTCAAACATCCCGTGCTAAAAATCTCGGTCTAGACGAGGCAGTTTTTGGTGAAGTCAAGGATATAACTTTCTCAACATACCTGGATGGCAAAGTTCCTGATTCTGATTTGGAATTGGCACCAGCGCCAACTCCTTGCTTATCTTCTCTGTGTTGA
- a CDS encoding hypothetical protein (DUF3755) (Protein of unknown function (DUF3755); CONTAINS InterPro DOMAIN/s: Protein of unknown function DUF3755 (InterPro:IPR022228); BEST Arabidopsis thaliana protein match is: Protein of unknown function (DUF3755) (TAIR:AT1G60670.2); Has 155 Blast hits to 155 proteins in 22 species: Archae - 0; Bacteria - 0; Metazoa - 0; Fungi - 0; Plants - 148; Viruses - 0; Other Eukaryotes - 7 (source: NCBI BLink).), with the protein MIPMDNHCLPTVDASGSVAAGVKQEAALVMDWSVEEQYVLENGLAKLKDEPKISKYVKIAATLPDKTVRDVALRCRWMTRKRRKREDNNAAKNISTRKVVDTSPELNMLSNVPQQNALYVLNNMCHSTRTPFEGLSDAVMDLLQQNAQAFSQISYNLSACKLQDNISLFHQARNNISAILTDMKEMPGIMSRMPALPVSINDDLASNLLSSTTQPISYNIPPSIHLKQEPRS; encoded by the exons ATGATTCCAATGGATAATCACTGCTTGCCAA CTGTGGATGCTTCGGGTTCAGTGGCTGCAGGAGTCAAACAAGAAGCTGCTTTGGTTATGGATTGGTCCGTTGAGGAACAGTATGTTTTGGAGAACGGCCTTGCAAA ATTAAAAGATGAAcccaaaatttcaaagtaTGTAAAGATCGCTGCAACTCTACCGGATAAAACTGTAAGGGATGTAGCATTGAGGTGTAGATGGATGACG AGAAAACGGAGGAAACGAGAGGATAATAATGCCGCTAAGAACATTAGCACTAGGAAG GTGGTGGATACATCCCCAGAACTGAACATGCTATCCAATGTGCCACAACAAAATGCTTTATATGTCCTGAACAATATGTGCCACAGTACACGCACGCCTTTCGAAG GTTTAAGTGACGCAGTAATGGATCTTCTACAGCAAAATGCTCAAGCTTTTAGTCAGATTTCTTACAACCTCTCTGCGTGCAAG CTGCAGGATAACATCAGTCTCTTTCATCAGGCAAGAAACAATATCAGCGCCATTTTGACTGA CATGAAGGAGATGCCTGGAATCATGAGTCGGATGCCGGCTCTACCGGTTTCAATTAATGATGATCTTGCAAGCAATCTATTGTCGAGTACAACACAG CCAATATCGTACAACATTCCACCAAGCATCCACCTGAAGCAAGAGCCAAGAAGTTGA
- a CDS encoding F-box/RNI-like superfamily protein (F-box/RNI-like superfamily protein; CONTAINS InterPro DOMAIN/s: F-box domain, cyclin-like (InterPro:IPR001810), F-box domain, Skp2-like (InterPro:IPR022364); BEST Arabidopsis thaliana protein match is: F-box/RNI-like superfamily protein (TAIR:AT1G67190.2); Has 253 Blast hits to 253 proteins in 17 species: Archae - 0; Bacteria - 0; Metazoa - 1; Fungi - 0; Plants - 251; Viruses - 0; Other Eukaryotes - 1 (source: NCBI BLink).) produces the protein MDSLPDAILQYILSYLTSARDVAACNCVSKRWKESTDSVKSVVFHRNSFESIMETDDSDSIVRKMISSSRRLEELVVYSPFTSSGLASWMMHVSSSLRLLELRMDNLASEEVVVEGPLKLDCIGVAKNLEILKLWGVLMMSPPKWDMFPNLRSLEIVGAKMDDSSLSHALRACPNLSNLLLLACEGVKSISIDLPYLEHCKLDFYGQGNTLLVLTSQRLVSLDVQGCSWIRVPETKFLKNLSISSVTGRVYMVDFNNLSSLEALSIRGVQWCWDAICMILQQARDVKHLFMKVEFTGNEALQPFPEIDFVEFFNNHPKLQTFDIHGAMFAALCQKNSLKKLETGFTIPCLEEVVITVRSPLNAEQKMNTLESLVKYARGLKRMVIRILRMKSNHSSADDFCDDICKFRHMNEHLVHIE, from the exons ATGGACTCTCTTCCTGATGCGATCCTTCAATACATTCTTTCCTACCTGACTTCTGCAAGGGATGTGGCTGCTTGCAACTGTGTCTCCAAGCGATGGAAAGAGTCTACAGACTCTGTTAAGAGCGTTGTTTTCCACAGGAATTCATTCGAAAGCATCATGGAGACTGATGATTCTGACTCCATCGTTCGGAagatgatctcttcttctcgtcGTCTTGAGGAGCTTGTGGTGTATAGCCCATTCACTAGCAGCGGCCTAGCATCTTGGATGATGCATGTGAGTTCATCTCTAAGGCTATTGGAGTTAAGAATGGATAATCTCGCTAGCGAGGAGGTTGTTGTCGAAGGCCCTTTGAAGCTTGATTGCATTGGTGTGGCCAAGAATTTGGAGATTTTGAAGCTTTGGGGTGTTTTAATGATGAGCCCTCCTAAGTGGGATATGTTCCCAAACCTTCGAAGCCTCGAAATAGTGGGAGCAAAAATGGATGATTCCTCACTGTCTCATGCTCTTCGTGCATGCCCGAATCTGAGTAACTTGCTTCTACTAGCTTGTGAGGGAGTTAAATCCATATCAATCGATCTGCCATACTTGGAGCACTGTAAGCTGGATTTCTATGGACAAGGTAACACCTTGCTAGTCCTCACGAGTCAGAGATTAGTGTCCCTTGATGTTCAAGGTTGTAGCTGGATTCGTGTCCCTGAAACCAAATTCTTAAAGAACCTATCCATCTCCAGTGTTACTG GGAGAGTTTACATGGTAGATTTCAATAATCTTTCATCGCTTGAGGCCTTGTCGATTCGAGGTGTACAATGGTGTTGGGATGCAATATGCATGATACTGCAGCAAGCAAGAGACGTGAAGCATCTCTTTATGAAGGTTGAATTCACAGGCAATGAGGCTCTTCAACCTTTCCCTGAGATTGATTTTGTCGAGTTCTTCAATAACCATCCAAAGCTTCAAACATTCGACATCCATGGAGCAATGTTCGCTGCACTCTGCCAGAAAAACAGCCTTAAGAAG CTTGAGACCGGATTTACAATACCGTGTTTGGAGGAGGTTGTTATCACAGTGAGATCTCCACTGAACGCAGAACAGAAGATGAACACGCTTGAATCACTAGTGAAATACGCGAGAGGTCTGAAACGAATGGTGATAAGGATTCTCCGGATGAAGAGCAATCACAGCAGTGCAGATGATTTCTGCGATGATATCTGCAAGTTCCGGCACATGAACGAGCATCTTGTTCATATAgaatga
- a CDS encoding voltage-gated hydrogen channel-like protein (unknown protein; FUNCTIONS IN: molecular_function unknown; INVOLVED IN: biological_process unknown; LOCATED IN: endomembrane system; EXPRESSED IN: inflorescence meristem, hypocotyl, root, flower; EXPRESSED DURING: petal differentiation and expansion stage; Has 23 Blast hits to 23 proteins in 9 species: Archae - 0; Bacteria - 0; Metazoa - 0; Fungi - 0; Plants - 22; Viruses - 0; Other Eukaryotes - 1 (source: NCBI BLink).), translating into MALVVAMGKSFFKQPGCVMDGTLAIVALILQVLLEKKGTGFIVVVSLWRVLRVVETAFELSDEAIEVQIDGIISQFQALSKENRTLLETLAEKDEVIKMLEEELNRFKENGDIPFVKP; encoded by the coding sequence ATGGCTCTGGTTGTTGCTATGGGGAAGTCATTCTTCAAACAACCTGGATGTGTAATGGATGGTACTCTTGCGATTGTAGCTCTGATTCTCCAGGTTCTTCTTGAGAAGAAAGGAACCGGGTTCATCGTGGTGGTGAGCTTGTGGCGGGTTCTGCGGGTTGTGGAGACTGCATTTGAACTTAGTGATGAAGCCATTGAAGTGCAGATAGATGGAATCATCAGCCAGTTTCAAGCTCTTAGTAAAGAGAATAGAACATTGCTGGAGACTCTTGCAGAGAAAGATGAAGTAATTAAGATGCTAGAGGAAGAGCTTAATCGATTCAAAGAAAACGGTGATATTCCATTTGTGAAACCATAG
- a CDS encoding Plant invertase/pectin methylesterase inhibitor superfamily protein (Plant invertase/pectin methylesterase inhibitor superfamily protein; FUNCTIONS IN: enzyme inhibitor activity, pectinesterase inhibitor activity, pectinesterase activity; INVOLVED IN: pollen tube growth; LOCATED IN: endomembrane system; EXPRESSED IN: 13 plant structures; EXPRESSED DURING: L mature pollen stage, M germinated pollen stage, 4 anthesis, C globular stage, petal differentiation and expansion stage; CONTAINS InterPro DOMAIN/s: Pectinesterase inhibitor (InterPro:IPR006501); BEST Arabidopsis thaliana protein match is: Plant invertase/pectin methylesterase inhibitor superfamily protein (TAIR:AT1G60760.1); Has 183 Blast hits to 183 proteins in 18 species: Archae - 0; Bacteria - 0; Metazoa - 0; Fungi - 0; Plants - 183; Viruses - 0; Other Eukaryotes - 0 (source: NCBI BLink).) encodes MAGRDTFQLRFAAVAASAAVLIFLMAGQVAESRMINICSHTAYPSLCRPLVKRVTSPRKATHRTIQALEAKTKLALAETARFKNGNQAVSTCYETLGDAVYNLASARKSIRKRDVPAMNTYLTAAVSDYGACVDGFIETQQVNAIQNAVVDLRKISSNCLALSTLIR; translated from the coding sequence atGGCGGGCCGCGACACATTCCAGCTGCGTTTTGCAGCAGTCGCGGCATCCGCCGCCGTATTGATCTTTCTCATGGCTGGTCAAGTCGCGGAGTCGCGTATGATCAATATCTGCTCTCACACCGCGTATCCATCTTTGTGCCGACCTCTGGTGAAACGTGTCACGAGCCCTAGAAAAGCCACGCACCGAACCATCCAAGCTTTGGAGGCTAAGACGAAACTAGCTCTAGCCGAAACAGCTAGGTTCAAAAACGGTAACCAAGCGGTCAGCACGTGTTACGAGACATTGGGCGACGCGGTTTACAATTTGGCAAGCGCGAGAAAGAGCATAAGGAAACGTGATGTGCCGGCGATGAACACGTATCTAACTGCGGCTGTGTCTGATTACGGTGCATGTGTGGACGGGTTCATTGAAACACAACAGGTTAATGCGATCCAAAATGCAGTGGTTGACTTGAGAAAAATTAGCAGCAATTGCTTGGCGTTGTCTACATTGATTAGATGA
- a CDS encoding F-box/RNI-like superfamily protein, which translates to MKCLSQMDSLPDAILQYILSYLTSARDVAACNCVSKRWKESTDSVKSVVFHRNSFESIMETDDSDSIVRKMISSSRRLEELVVYSPFTSSGLASWMMHVSSSLRLLELRMDNLASEEVVVEGPLKLDCIGVAKNLEILKLWGVLMMSPPKWDMFPNLRSLEIVGAKMDDSSLSHALRACPNLSNLLLLACEGVKSISIDLPYLEHCKLDFYGQGNTLLVLTSQRLVSLDVQGCSWIRVPETKFLKNLSISSVTGRVYMVDFNNLSSLEALSIRGVQWCWDAICMILQQARDVKHLFMKVEFTGNEALQPFPEIDFVEFFNNHPKLQTFDIHGAMFAALCQKNSLKKLETGFTIPCLEEVVITVRSPLNAEQKMNTLESLVKYARGLKRMVIRILRMKSNHSSADDFCDDICKFRHMNEHLVHIE; encoded by the exons atgaaatgtctcaGTCAAATGGACTCTCTTCCTGATGCGATCCTTCAATACATTCTTTCCTACCTGACTTCTGCAAGGGATGTGGCTGCTTGCAACTGTGTCTCCAAGCGATGGAAAGAGTCTACAGACTCTGTTAAGAGCGTTGTTTTCCACAGGAATTCATTCGAAAGCATCATGGAGACTGATGATTCTGACTCCATCGTTCGGAagatgatctcttcttctcgtcGTCTTGAGGAGCTTGTGGTGTATAGCCCATTCACTAGCAGCGGCCTAGCATCTTGGATGATGCATGTGAGTTCATCTCTAAGGCTATTGGAGTTAAGAATGGATAATCTCGCTAGCGAGGAGGTTGTTGTCGAAGGCCCTTTGAAGCTTGATTGCATTGGTGTGGCCAAGAATTTGGAGATTTTGAAGCTTTGGGGTGTTTTAATGATGAGCCCTCCTAAGTGGGATATGTTCCCAAACCTTCGAAGCCTCGAAATAGTGGGAGCAAAAATGGATGATTCCTCACTGTCTCATGCTCTTCGTGCATGCCCGAATCTGAGTAACTTGCTTCTACTAGCTTGTGAGGGAGTTAAATCCATATCAATCGATCTGCCATACTTGGAGCACTGTAAGCTGGATTTCTATGGACAAGGTAACACCTTGCTAGTCCTCACGAGTCAGAGATTAGTGTCCCTTGATGTTCAAGGTTGTAGCTGGATTCGTGTCCCTGAAACCAAATTCTTAAAGAACCTATCCATCTCCAGTGTTACTG GGAGAGTTTACATGGTAGATTTCAATAATCTTTCATCGCTTGAGGCCTTGTCGATTCGAGGTGTACAATGGTGTTGGGATGCAATATGCATGATACTGCAGCAAGCAAGAGACGTGAAGCATCTCTTTATGAAGGTTGAATTCACAGGCAATGAGGCTCTTCAACCTTTCCCTGAGATTGATTTTGTCGAGTTCTTCAATAACCATCCAAAGCTTCAAACATTCGACATCCATGGAGCAATGTTCGCTGCACTCTGCCAGAAAAACAGCCTTAAGAAG CTTGAGACCGGATTTACAATACCGTGTTTGGAGGAGGTTGTTATCACAGTGAGATCTCCACTGAACGCAGAACAGAAGATGAACACGCTTGAATCACTAGTGAAATACGCGAGAGGTCTGAAACGAATGGTGATAAGGATTCTCCGGATGAAGAGCAATCACAGCAGTGCAGATGATTTCTGCGATGATATCTGCAAGTTCCGGCACATGAACGAGCATCTTGTTCATATAgaatga
- a CDS encoding NAD(P)-linked oxidoreductase superfamily protein → MAAASGVRRIKLGSQGLEVSAQGLGCMGLSIFDGTTKVETDLIALIHHAINSGITLLDTSDIYGPETNELLLGQALKDGMREKVELATKFGLLLKDQKLGYRGDPAYVRAACEASLRRLGVSCIDLYYQHRIDTTVPIEVTIGELKKLVEEGKIKYIGLSEACASTIRRAHAVHPLTAVQLEWSLWSRDVEEDIIPTCRELGIGIVAYSPLGLGFFAAGPKFIESMDNGDYRKASPSLYECSPSLLSTFKKRAEY, encoded by the exons ATGGCAGCTGCAAGTGGAGTGCGTAGGATCAAGCTAGGAAGCCAAGGTCTTGAAGTGTCAGCGCAAGGTCTTGGTTGTATGGGACTTTCCATCTTCGATGGAACTACCAAGGTTGAGACAGATCTCATTGCTCTCATTCACCATGCCATTAACTCCGGCATCACACTCCTCGACACCTCCGACATTTACGGTCCTGAGACCAACGAGTTGCTCCTTGGTCAG GCTTTGAAAGATGGGATGAGGGAGAAGGTGGAATTGGCAACCAAATTTGGGCTTCTCTTGAAAGATCAGAAATTGGGTTACAGGGGAGATCCAGCCTATGTGAGAGCTGCCTGTGAAGCAAGCTTAAGGCGTTTAGGAGTTAGCTGCATAGATCTTTATTACCAGCATAGGATCGATACCACTGTCCCCATTGAAGTCACT ATTGGAGAACTGAAGAAGCTAGTTGAAGAGGGTAAGATAAAGTACATTGGTTTGTCTGAAGCCTGTGCCTCGACTATAAGAAGAGCCCATGCTGTTCACCCGCTAACCGCTGTGCAGTTGGAATGGTCTTTATGGTCGAGAGACGTTGAAGAAGACATCATTCCTACTTGCAG GGAGCTCGGGATTGGAATTGTAGCTTACAGTCCTCTGGGACTGGGGTTCTTTGCTGCAGGACCAAAATTCATTGAGAGTATGGACAATGGTGACTACAGAAAGGCAAGTCCATCACTATATGAATGTTCACCATCTCTTTTAAGTACATTCAAGAAAAGAGCCGAGTATTAA